TACCTCGGGTAGCTTCGGTTTCGACAGCGAAGCTCAAGATCCGTCCTTGAACCTTGATCAATTGTACATCGAACACAACTTCAACGATAACTTCGGCGCGAAAGCAGGCCGTTACGACTTGACTCTCGGTGCGACCGGCGTATTCTATGATTCTACATTCGATGGCGCGGAAATCAACTTCGGTAAGGATATCAACTTGGCAGCCGGCTACGGCTATCTGAAAGATTTTGACGAAAAAGCGAACAAGAAGTTCTTTGCTGAAAAGACCCCGAGCGCTTGGTTCGTACAGGCGGGCGCTGATTTGACGGATGGTCTTGGCGTTACCGCTTTCTACCTGAATGCGCAGGATGCTGAATATAACAATAAAAAAGAAGACGTGAACTTCTGGGGCGCCGGCTTGAACTTCCAGTTCAACGATGCGCTGCAGCTCCGTGGTGACTATGTACGCAACACGACGTTCGACAACGATCCGGAACTCTGGACCGCAGGCTTGCTCTTCGGCGTTGCCGACACGAGCAAGGTTGGTTCCTTCGAAATCGGCGCTGATTATGTAAGCGTTGAACCGTACTCCTACTTCGGTGGCACGAGCATGACGCTTGATACCCCGATGACACACCCGGACCTCGGTAAGGCAACCTACTGGCAGGCGCAGGCCGGTTTCGTACCGGCAGAAAATATTCTGCTGAATGCTTACTATGCATTTGACATCAATTTTGATGCTAAAGATGCAAAAGGCGCTGACGACAACATGTGGGGCGTTGAACTCAACTACTACTTCTAATGAAGCAATAAAAAAAGAGGCGTTAAACGCCTCTTTTTTTATTGCTTCAATTAAGAGTTAAAGAACTGTTCAGGCGAGGCCTGCATGTCGCAGTAAATGTTGCGGTTTGCCAACGTTTTATGGATTTACCTGAAACGCATGGGGATCTTTTTGCAGGCGCAGGTAAACATGACGACCTATCGGAATGAGCAACAGGAAAGAGATCAGCGCGCAGGTCATGATGCCGAAACGTATGCCGAGCCATTCAATCAGCCAACCTGTCAACAGGTTGCCGGGCGGCGTCGCGCCTAAGAAAACAAGCGAATACAATGATAAAATCCGGCCGCGATAGGCAAGCTCCGTATTCATTTGCACCAAAGTATTGGCGCTGATTAAAAACGTCAAGACGAAAAAGCCGAACACGGCGAACATGCCAAGAGCCAAATAAAACGAATCAAATAATGCCAAAATGAACAGTAATGAAGTGGCCGTTAAGGCGCTGCCGAAAAGAAGCCGCGCGCTGGGACGGCCGTCGGCAAGTGAAGCAGAAAGCAGGGCGGCGGTGAAAGAACCGACACCGATCGCTGACGTAATCAGTCCGAAACCGGTCACCCCGCGATGCAAAATTAAATCCGCATATACCGGCGCGATGACATTATAATTCATAATAAAAGTGGAAATGATGAAAAGCACAATCAACGTGCTGTAAACGGGCATGTTGTGCGCCGCATACGCAATTCCGTCGCGCATATCCGACAACGGCGTTTGGACACGTCCCTTCATCTTTGGCGCGCCGACGATCGGCAAATTCCAATACGTCCAAAGCACCGGGATCATCAAAACGGCGTTGGCGAAAAAGAGCCATCCCGCACCGTACTTAGCCATCACTACCGCGGCGATGGCCGGACCGATCATACGGGCGACATTAAAGTTGGCGGAATTCATACTGATGGCGCTGCGCAGATTTTTCGGTTGCACCAATTCCGCGACATACGATTGCCGCGCCGGAGTGTCGATCGTTTGAATACAACCGTATAAGAAAGCTAAGAATAATACATTATAGTAATTGACCCAACCGGTGAAAACGAGCAATGCGAGCAGGAGCGCTTGCACGAAATAAGCCGCCTGTGTAAAACGAACGAGGGAGCGTTTGGCGATACGATCCACCACAACACCGGCCGGCAATGAAAAGAGCATGATCGGACCAAATTGAGCGACGCCTAAAAGACCGAGCAACAACGGTGAACCGGTCAATGAATAGACCAGCCATTGTTGGGCGGTAAGCTGCATCCATAGACCGATCAAAGCGACCCATTGACTCAGCCAGAAACGACGAAAGTACACTTCCGACATTGCCGGGAAAGTACGATAAATCAAAGCGAGCATGAAACAATCTCCTTATCCGAACATTACTTCTCTCATTATGATAGCATATCCGGGTTTGCCCGGATAAGTAGCGCCCAACGGCAAATAGTTGTAAGCGTGATGTACATATGCTATGATTGTAATCAATGCGAGAATACTGGGGAAAAATAGGAGTGTGAAAAAAATGGCCACAATTAATTTTGAAATTGAAAAAGTACTTGGCGATCTTTCGACCAACCGTGACGGTTGGAAAAAGCAGCTGACTTTTACAAGCTGGAACGGTCGCGCTGCAAAATTTGATTTGCGCAGCTGGGAGCCGGAATATAACGCCATGACTAAAGGATTGACATTGACAAAAGAAGAGTTGTTAAAGCTGAAAGACATTTTGAACGAAATGGACTTTGATGAATTTTAACAAATGACGTACACATGACGTTCTACTTCGGTAGGACGTCTTTCTATTCCGGGGGAATTTATGGAAAATACGCAGCATAGAAAACAAATCGGCCTTCTATTGCTGGTCTATACCGTAATCAAAGTATTGCTCTCCGGCGGTAAAATGGGTCTCGGTTACTGGTTCGGATCGGTCGCGGTCGTTGGTGACGGGCTGCATGATCTTACGGATATCGGCAGTTCTTTTATGATTGCGCTGTCGCTGTATATGATGGGCAAACCTGTCAACCGAGAGCATCCGTTTGGACAGGCCCGCATCGAATACGTGGCGACAAGTGTTATCGGCGTCATCATTTTACTGGCCGGATTTGGTGTCGGTGCGGAAGCATTGCATCGGATTATGTATCCGCAGTATCTTGTCATAGAGCCGATTCTGATTGCAGTATTGGTGTTGTCACTTATTGTACAATCGGGATTAGTGCTTTTTTTTCGCCGCTTAAAAACGCACGGAGGCTCTGACATTTTAGCCGCGCTTACCGCGGATGCCGCCAGCGATTTCTTAATGACGGCAGGCGTTTTATTGGCCGTCGGAGCGCAGTACGTTGGCGGTTGGCAAATTGATGAATACACCGGCGCGTTGGTGTCACTTGCACTTTTATACACGGGAATGAAAGTTCTTTACATGGGCGTAGACAAGCTTTTAGGGAAGGGGATCAGCCTGGCTGAAGAACAGGAGATATTGGCCGCCGTAACGAATATGCCGGGGGTGGAAGGTGCCCACGATTTAATTGTGCATGATTATGGGCCCGGACTCCGCTTTTTGAGCATTCATATCGAAGTCGACAGTCGAATGAATTTACTGGAAGCGCATCATGTGGCGGATTCCATTGAGCGGCGCTTACGCGACAAGTATAAGGCGCAGTCACTCGTGCACGTGGATCCGCGTAACATTTCCAATCCGGCGACACTGGCGGTTGAAAATAATGTGCGTCGACTGGTCGCGCAGGTGAACCCGCGCTGGGATGTCCATGACTTTTTTGCGACACAACAGGGCGATATCTGGTCGGTTCATTTTGATATTTCAGTAGAAGACGGCACGCGCGACGATGACGAGAGCATTTATCGACAGATAAGGCAGATGATTCACGCTCGGTATCCCGAATATAAGTTGTCGATTGTGGTGGATCGCCATTATGTTACCGGCAGAATCATGCGCGATGAGGACGTTATGCCTGAAAACTTGACTAATAGCAGATGATAAATCATAATTGTAATGTTAAGGATTATAAAGAAAAATAGGAGGAATGACATGAACGAGGTGTTCAAAACAGAATGGGCGGGACGCCCGCTGGTTATCGAAACCGGCAAGTTTGCCAAACAGGCAAGCGGTGCCGTTATGGTGCGTTACGGGGATACCGCTGTGCTGGTCACTGCGACCGGCGCCAAAAAGCCGCGCGAGGGTACGGACTTTTTCCCGCTGACGGTAGATTATGAAGAAAAATTGTATTCCGTAGGGAAAATTCCCGGCGGATTTGTGAAACGTGAAGGTCGTCCCGGTGAGTCCGCGATTTTGAATGCGCGTTTGATTGATCGCCCGATTCGTCCGCTGTTTGATAAAGGCGTACGCAACGACGTGCACGTGGTCGCGACAGTGCTTTCCGTCGATCAGGACAATGCGCCGGAAATGGCGGCGATGCTTGGCGCCTCGGCGGCGCTTTCCATCTCGAATATTCCGTTTGAAGGTCCGATTGCCGGCGTTAAGGTAGGTCGGGGGAACGGTAATTTCGTGATCAATCCTACGGTGCAGCAACGTGAAGAATCGGATTTGATGATTACAGTTGCCGGTACGGATGACGCGATTTTGATGGTCGAGGGCGGGGCACAGGAAATTCCTGAAGAAACGGTCTTGGACGCGATCATGTTCGGCCATGAAGAAATTCGCCGACTGGTTGCTTTCCAGCAGGAAATGGTCGCTAAAGTTGGCAAAGAAAAGCTTGTTTACGACGTGCATACAGTCGATGAAGTGATTGCGCAAGCGGTGGAAGATTACGCAGCGGAAAACCTTAAAAACGCGATTTTTGACAAAGATAAACAAACGCGTGAAGCGCATATGGACGAAGTCAAAGAAGAAGCGCGCGCTCATTTCGAAGATATTTATCCGGAACAGATGGCGGATGTCGGTATGGCGCTTGATGCGTTGACCAAGCGTATCGTACGGCGCATGATTTCCGTCGATAAAATCCGTCCGGATGGACGCGCATTGAACGAGATCCGACCGATTACCTGCGAAGTCGGTTTACTCGCACGTACGCACGGTTCGGCACTGTTTACGCGGGGGCAAACCCAAGCGCTCACAGTGACCACACTCGCGCCGCTTTCGGAAAAACAGACGATCGATGACGTTTCCGAACGCACGGAAAAACGCTATATTCATCAATATAATTTCCCGTCTTACAGTGTCGGTGAAACACGTCCGACGCGTGGTCCGGGTCGTCGTGAAATCGGTCACGGCGCGCTCGCGGAGCGTGCTTTGGTACCGGTCATTCCGTCAGAAGCGGAATTTCCGTACGCCTTGCGTGTCGTTTCGGAAATTTTGGAATCCAACGGTTCCTCTTCCATGGCAAGCGTTTGCGGCAGCACGATGTCGCTGATGAATGCGGGCGTACCGATTAAAGCGCCGGTCGCCGGTATTGCTATGGGTCTTGTCAAAGACGGCGAAGATTACGCGATTTTAACGGATATTCAGGGCATGGAAGATGCCCTCGGTGATATGGACTTTAAAGTGGCCGGTACCGAACAGGGTGTCACCGCGATCCAGATGGATATTAAAGTCGACGGTTTATCCCGTGAAATTTTGGCTTCCGCGCTGCAGCAGGCACATGAAGGACGTCATTTCATCCTCGGGAAAATCGCCGAATGCATTACCGAACCGGCCAAAGACCTTTCACCGTATGCACCGCGCATCATCACGATGCAGATTAAAGTGGATCAGATCCGCACTGTCATTGGACCGGGCGGCAAAACGATCAATGGCATCATTGATGCTACCGGCGTGAAGATCGATATCGAAGAAGACGGTACCGTTTACATCGCTTCGGTAGACGGCGAAGGCGGTAAAAAAGCGGTCGAAATGATCGAACGACTCGTCAAAGAAGTAAAACCGGGTGAAGTGTACTTGGGTAAAGTTACTCGCTTGATGAAATTTGGCGCGTTTGTAGAAGTATTGCCGGGCAAAGAAGGTCTGGTTCATATTTCGCAGCTGGCGAAAGAACGTGTCGAAAAAGTTGAAGACGTCGTTAACATCGGCGATGAAATCATGGTTAAAGTAACCGAAATTGATAAGCAGGGCCGTATCAACTTGTCGCGCAAAGCACTGTTGAACGAAAATGAAAACGGTCCGAAGGCAAAGGAGTGAACCGGAGTGCAACCGATTCGCGGCTTTGAAGTAGTGACCGAATATGCCGATTGTGAGATTACGCTACCCGAACGCAAAACAACGGAAAGTGCTGGCTATGATATTGAAAGCGCCGCCGATGTGGAACTGTTACCCGGTAAGGTGACATTAGTGCCGACCGGATTAAAGGCGTTTATGGGAATGGGAGAGTACCTGGCCATTTTTATTCGCTCGGGTATTTCGATTCGTAATCAGCTTTTGCTGATTAACGGCGCAGGCATCATCGACAGTGACTACTACAACAATGAAGAAAATGAAGGTCATATTATGATTGCCGTTTACAATGCGGGAGAAGAGTCCTACATGGTGAAAAAAGGCGACCGCGTGGCGCAGGGGATTTTTTCGCAATACCTGCTGGTAGCGGATGATCAGGCAACCGGTGTGCGCACCGGAGGAATCGGCAGCACCGGTCAGTAGTGTGATTTTCGTAAATAAAAGCGGACTGCCGAAGCAGTCCGCTTTTATTTACACAAGGAGGACCAATGGATGCACTGGCAATGATTCGCAAAGCGCGGTTGGGAGAGCAGGCTACCGCGGACGAATTGAAGGAATGGGTACAAGCCTGTACGGCGGGCGAGGTTCCCGATTATCAGATGGCCGCCTGGTTAATGGCGGTATATTTCCAAGGGCTTACCAAGAAGGAAACGACCGATCTGACATTGGCAATGGAACATTCAGGTAAAACATTTGCCGGCCGCAATTTAGGATATTCCTTGGTGGATAAGCACAGTACGGGCGGCGTGGCGGATACCACTACGCTGATTGTGGCACCGCTAGCGGCGGCATGCGGTGCGCATTTAGCTAAAATGTCCGGGCGGGGTCTGGGATTTACCGGCGGTACGCTGGATAAATTGGAGTCGATTCCCGGGTTTCAAGTGCAGCTCACGGAAGCGGATTTTATCCGTCAGGTGGATGCGATCGGTTTGGCGGTTATCGGCCAAAGTGCGGAGCTCGCACCGGCGGATGGGATTTTTTACGCGCTGCGTGACGTGACGGAAACGGTCGAAAGCATGCCTCTTATCGCGGCATCGGTTATGAGCAAAAAACTTGCGGCGGGCGCGGACGGTATCGTGCTCGATGTCAAATGCGGCGCGGCCGCATTCATGCATGATCGCGAGCAGGCCAAAGCATTGGCGCAGCTGATGGTAGATATCGGGGAGGCCGCCGGTCGCAAGATGACGGCATTCGTCACAGACATGAATGTGCCTCTTGGGAGCGCTATCGGTAATTCGCTCGAAGTCGATGAAGCCGTCGAGGTTCTTTCGGGGGGCGGTAATCAGCGCTTGGTCACATTGTCACTCCATCTGACGGCGGCCCTTTTGCTGACGGCAGGTGTTGTTGGAACCCTTGCTGAAGGACTGACGAAAGCACGGCAAGCAATAGCTGACGGTTCCGGTTTGCAAAAATTTACGGAATGGATCGCGGCGCAAGGCGGCGAAACCGCTTGGATCGGGCAGGAACCCTTGACAAAAAAAGTCAATACGCTCACTGTAAATGCGTCGCAAGCAGGCTATCTTGCCGCCATCGACGCGTTAGCTTTGGCGGGAGTGGCATTGTCGCTGGGGGCCGGCCGTCGGGCGAAAGGCGATCGCATTGATTCGCAGGTGGGGATTCGTCTTTGCGCGGAGCCGGGAGCTTATGTCGAAAAGAATGCACCATTGGCATGTTTATACGGCGCTAAAAATGCCGACCTGGATCAGTATGCAACGCGAGTGGAACAGGCATTTACATTGCAACAGGAGAAAATCGAGTTGCCGCTGATTTATGAAGTTTTGAGCCATGATGTGACGGTTGCGCAGGGCGAATAAAGCAGTAAAAAAGAAAAATAAAAAAAGCTACCGAAGTAGCTTTTTTATCTTTATTACTTAGCTTCTGCGTCGTTTTGTGCTTGCAGCTTGTTGCGCAACGCCGATTTTTTACGAGCGGCATTGTTTTTATGAATCACACCTTTGGAGGCTGCCTTGTCGATCAATTTGGACGCATTGTTAAACGCGGCTTGAGCGGCTTCGGCATCGCCAGCGGCGATCGCATCAACGGTACGTTTGGTTGCCGTACGGATACGAGATTTAGTCGCAGTGTTCTGGGCACGACGTTCAGCGTCGGTCTTCATGCTTTTAATGCTGGATTTGATTTGCGGCAATGGTGTCACCTCCTTTATGTATATTCGATTTCCATGCCTTCATACCTTAAAATTTTATCATATTGACAACAGTTGCGCAAGCAATAGACGCATTCGATAGGATGGGAATGTAATGAAAATTTATTTTGGTAACGATATTGTGAAAATTTCGCGCATCCAAAAAGCCTGTGAGCGGCATCCGCAGTTTTTGGAACGCGTTTTTACGGCCGGCGAAATTGCTCATGCGCAAGGCCGTGTGCAAATGCAATGGGCGTCATTGGCGGGAATTTATGCCGCGAAAGAAGCCGCGGTCAAGGCGCTTACCACCGGGTTCCGTAAAGGTAAATTTACGGACGTGGAAATTTCGTGGAGTGAACCGGGGCAACCGATGCTGCAATGGCACGGTGTGTACGCGGAGCAAGCGCAAAGCCTTGGCATTATAAGCGCCTCGGTTTCCATCAGTCATGAAAAAGAAATGGCTATCGCCGGAGTTACTTTACTGGGAGAGACGAATGCGAATCGTTAATACGGCAGAAATGCGGGCGTTAGAAAAAGCATGGAGCGAGTCCGCACAGCGACCGTTGATTGATTTGATGGAACAGGCGGGTAAAGCCGTTTGGGACACGATCGAAAAAATATATGCGCCGCATACCGGTGCGCACTGGGTGGTTTTTGCCGGTAGCGGTAATAACGGTGGCGACGGTTATGTGGCAGCCCGTTATGCGGTAACGGCAGGCATGCATGTAACCGTCATTCATATCGGTGACCCGCAAAAAATGACCGCGGACACGCGTACCAACTATGAACGTTTTTGTGCTGCCGGCGGACAAGTTACGTTCGCTGCCGGCGGACAATTACCGGAGATTTCTGAAGTGCATGGTATCGTAGATGCGTTGATCGGGATCGGATTAACTGCACCGTTACGCTCCCATCTGCTGGAAACCGTTGCAGCAATCAATGCAACGGCAAAGAAGCGGGATTGCCCTGTGGTGGCGATCGATGTGCCGACAGGAGTAAATGCTGACACCGGCAATGTCATGGGGGATGCCGTTAAAGCGTCTTTGACAATAACGATCGGCGCCGCTAAGCAAGGTCTGCGCATGTATCCTGCACGAATCTATGTGGGTAACCTTCAAGTGGCTGACTTAGCCATGACAAAAGCGGATTTTGTCGGATCGACCGTCCTTATTACGGAGAAAAATATTACCTGGCCGCGGCGCACACCCTTGAGTCATAAAGGAACGCAAGGGCATGTTGCTGTTTTTGCGGGCTGTGTCGGTATGGAAGGAGCCGCTTTGCTTTGCGCGAAGGCGGCGTTGCGAGCCGGTGCCGGTAAAGTCACATTGTTCATGCCGAAAAACGCAGCACGAAATGTTATCGGTCATATTCCCGAGGCAATGATAAAGCCGGTCGGCGATACCGACTTTTTCACACTTAAGGACACGGAAATCGACGTATCCGGCTATGATGCCATCGCCATCGGTTGCGGTATCGGTCGTGCCAAGGAGACAACCGATTGGGGACTTGCTATGACAGAAAGAATTCCCTGTCCGTTTGTTTGCGATGCGGACGGTTTGTATGCGCTGGCGCAACATCCCGGACATAGATTGCCTGCGAGATGCGTGATTACTCCGCATCTCGGCGAAGCGGCGCGGTTGCTGCATGTGACGAACCGAGAAATAGCGAATGATCGGCCCGATTACGTGAAAACACTGCACGCCACTACGGGAGCGGTCGCTGTTTTAAAAGGAGCCTCGACATTATTGTTTGAAGGCACAAGGTTAGCGGTAAATACAACAGGCAACGCCGGGTTGGCGACGGCCGGCACGGGGGACACATTGACCGGAATTATTGCCGCTCTTTTAGCGCAGGGCTTAGCGCCAGCAGATGCGGCTGCGACCGGCATATGGTGGCACGGCGCTGCCGCGGATCGTTTGGCGGAACAATACGGTTACGGCTTTTTAGCTACTGAAGTGGCGGATACTTTACCTTATATTTATAAGGAACAGGTTATGGAATGAGAAAAAGTATATTTATATTGATTGTCACTGCATTTATTATGTTATTGACGGGTTGCCAGCATGTGATTCCATCCGGCGGCGCGCCATTCGATTCGCAAGCACAGTGGAATTTTCCCAATCCTTTTTCATCGCGTACCGAATCGGGGGAATTAGTGATTCGCTGCCTGGATATCGGGCAAGGAGATGCCACTCTGATTGAATGGCAGGGCAAGTGGACATTGATCGATACCGGCGATGTGGAGCATCGGTCGGTACTCACCCAATATTTGGATCGTTACGGCGTCAAAGAAGTAGAAAATCTGATCATTACACATCCTGACGGCGACCATTTGGGCGGCGCCTATGCAGTATTGAAACACGTACCGGTGCGGTATGTATTTGATGACGGTCTGACTAAAACGAATGCGATTTACCGCACGTATTTGAAGACGCTTGCTAAAAAAGGTTTGCGTCCTTATGTCCCTACGCAGGGAATGCAGATTGATTTAGGGGCAGGCGTGTACTTTGATGTACTCGGGCCGACGGAAAATGTAATGTATAAAAAAGGGATGCCGGATTATAATAACCACTCGATAGTCATGAAATTGGTAGCAAATCAATTTACGATGCTCTTTACGGGCGATGCGGAAAAACGTCAGGAACATGAACTTTTGCAGGCATATGGCAAGAAACTTGCAGCTACTGTTTTAAAAGTCGGCCACCACGGCAGTAAGACCGGCACGACGGAATCCTTTTTAGCCGCGGTACGCCCGCAAGTAGCGACAATTTCCAGCGGCCGCGGAAATCCGTACGGATTACCGCATGCACCGGTGTTGGAACGGTTACAAAAACGGGGAATCCGCATTTACCGTACGGATCGCAATGGAACTATTACTATTCGTACCGACGGCAACACGTATACAGTGGAAGGAGAATACAATGAAGCCGATCCGACTCGTCATTGATCGCCAAACGGCAAAATGGACCGAAATGGTAGCGGAAGACGAAACGACAATTCGCTTACCAAGCGCCTGGCTGCCTGAGGGAACGGCCGTAAATGAGGTGGTCACACTTTCTTTGCAGACGGATCGGCAAGCTACAGCCGATATTGCAATGGAAGTTAAACAGTTGCGTCGCACGTTGGATACTGCGGGAGAAAAATTGCCGCCGCACGTTCGAAAAGCGAAATAAGCATAAAATATGAGATACATTCTTAATACAGCTTAATCTTATTCGCTGTTTTCAATGCTATAATAAGAGCATTGAACCGGTT
The Negativicoccus succinicivorans DNA segment above includes these coding regions:
- a CDS encoding thymidine phosphorylase, translating into MDALAMIRKARLGEQATADELKEWVQACTAGEVPDYQMAAWLMAVYFQGLTKKETTDLTLAMEHSGKTFAGRNLGYSLVDKHSTGGVADTTTLIVAPLAAACGAHLAKMSGRGLGFTGGTLDKLESIPGFQVQLTEADFIRQVDAIGLAVIGQSAELAPADGIFYALRDVTETVESMPLIAASVMSKKLAAGADGIVLDVKCGAAAFMHDREQAKALAQLMVDIGEAAGRKMTAFVTDMNVPLGSAIGNSLEVDEAVEVLSGGGNQRLVTLSLHLTAALLLTAGVVGTLAEGLTKARQAIADGSGLQKFTEWIAAQGGETAWIGQEPLTKKVNTLTVNASQAGYLAAIDALALAGVALSLGAGRRAKGDRIDSQVGIRLCAEPGAYVEKNAPLACLYGAKNADLDQYATRVEQAFTLQQEKIELPLIYEVLSHDVTVAQGE
- a CDS encoding polyribonucleotide nucleotidyltransferase; this translates as MNEVFKTEWAGRPLVIETGKFAKQASGAVMVRYGDTAVLVTATGAKKPREGTDFFPLTVDYEEKLYSVGKIPGGFVKREGRPGESAILNARLIDRPIRPLFDKGVRNDVHVVATVLSVDQDNAPEMAAMLGASAALSISNIPFEGPIAGVKVGRGNGNFVINPTVQQREESDLMITVAGTDDAILMVEGGAQEIPEETVLDAIMFGHEEIRRLVAFQQEMVAKVGKEKLVYDVHTVDEVIAQAVEDYAAENLKNAIFDKDKQTREAHMDEVKEEARAHFEDIYPEQMADVGMALDALTKRIVRRMISVDKIRPDGRALNEIRPITCEVGLLARTHGSALFTRGQTQALTVTTLAPLSEKQTIDDVSERTEKRYIHQYNFPSYSVGETRPTRGPGRREIGHGALAERALVPVIPSEAEFPYALRVVSEILESNGSSSMASVCGSTMSLMNAGVPIKAPVAGIAMGLVKDGEDYAILTDIQGMEDALGDMDFKVAGTEQGVTAIQMDIKVDGLSREILASALQQAHEGRHFILGKIAECITEPAKDLSPYAPRIITMQIKVDQIRTVIGPGGKTINGIIDATGVKIDIEEDGTVYIASVDGEGGKKAVEMIERLVKEVKPGEVYLGKVTRLMKFGAFVEVLPGKEGLVHISQLAKERVEKVEDVVNIGDEIMVKVTEIDKQGRINLSRKALLNENENGPKAKE
- a CDS encoding MFS transporter, translating into MLALIYRTFPAMSEVYFRRFWLSQWVALIGLWMQLTAQQWLVYSLTGSPLLLGLLGVAQFGPIMLFSLPAGVVVDRIAKRSLVRFTQAAYFVQALLLALLVFTGWVNYYNVLFLAFLYGCIQTIDTPARQSYVAELVQPKNLRSAISMNSANFNVARMIGPAIAAVVMAKYGAGWLFFANAVLMIPVLWTYWNLPIVGAPKMKGRVQTPLSDMRDGIAYAAHNMPVYSTLIVLFIISTFIMNYNVIAPVYADLILHRGVTGFGLITSAIGVGSFTAALLSASLADGRPSARLLFGSALTATSLLFILALFDSFYLALGMFAVFGFFVLTFLISANTLVQMNTELAYRGRILSLYSLVFLGATPPGNLLTGWLIEWLGIRFGIMTCALISFLLLIPIGRHVYLRLQKDPHAFQVNP
- a CDS encoding ComEC/Rec2 family competence protein, coding for MRKSIFILIVTAFIMLLTGCQHVIPSGGAPFDSQAQWNFPNPFSSRTESGELVIRCLDIGQGDATLIEWQGKWTLIDTGDVEHRSVLTQYLDRYGVKEVENLIITHPDGDHLGGAYAVLKHVPVRYVFDDGLTKTNAIYRTYLKTLAKKGLRPYVPTQGMQIDLGAGVYFDVLGPTENVMYKKGMPDYNNHSIVMKLVANQFTMLFTGDAEKRQEHELLQAYGKKLAATVLKVGHHGSKTGTTESFLAAVRPQVATISSGRGNPYGLPHAPVLERLQKRGIRIYRTDRNGTITIRTDGNTYTVEGEYNEADPTRH
- a CDS encoding YdbC family protein, encoding MATINFEIEKVLGDLSTNRDGWKKQLTFTSWNGRAAKFDLRSWEPEYNAMTKGLTLTKEELLKLKDILNEMDFDEF
- a CDS encoding cation diffusion facilitator family transporter yields the protein MENTQHRKQIGLLLLVYTVIKVLLSGGKMGLGYWFGSVAVVGDGLHDLTDIGSSFMIALSLYMMGKPVNREHPFGQARIEYVATSVIGVIILLAGFGVGAEALHRIMYPQYLVIEPILIAVLVLSLIVQSGLVLFFRRLKTHGGSDILAALTADAASDFLMTAGVLLAVGAQYVGGWQIDEYTGALVSLALLYTGMKVLYMGVDKLLGKGISLAEEQEILAAVTNMPGVEGAHDLIVHDYGPGLRFLSIHIEVDSRMNLLEAHHVADSIERRLRDKYKAQSLVHVDPRNISNPATLAVENNVRRLVAQVNPRWDVHDFFATQQGDIWSVHFDISVEDGTRDDDESIYRQIRQMIHARYPEYKLSIVVDRHYVTGRIMRDEDVMPENLTNSR
- the dut gene encoding dUTP diphosphatase, whose protein sequence is MQPIRGFEVVTEYADCEITLPERKTTESAGYDIESAADVELLPGKVTLVPTGLKAFMGMGEYLAIFIRSGISIRNQLLLINGAGIIDSDYYNNEENEGHIMIAVYNAGEESYMVKKGDRVAQGIFSQYLLVADDQATGVRTGGIGSTGQ
- a CDS encoding S-layer homology domain-containing protein, producing AAPNPFSDVTPNDWAYQAVSQLAAEGVVEGYPDGTFKGQQNITRYEMAQMVARAMVKQDQLNAEQQAQLNRLADEFSNELNSLGVRVSNLENRVGNVKLTGDARVRYMDESDKDYFDMRVRLQANAKVSDNTKVTARITSGSFGFDSEAQDPSLNLDQLYIEHNFNDNFGAKAGRYDLTLGATGVFYDSTFDGAEINFGKDINLAAGYGYLKDFDEKANKKFFAEKTPSAWFVQAGADLTDGLGVTAFYLNAQDAEYNNKKEDVNFWGAGLNFQFNDALQLRGDYVRNTTFDNDPELWTAGLLFGVADTSKVGSFEIGADYVSVEPYSYFGGTSMTLDTPMTHPDLGKATYWQAQAGFVPAENILLNAYYAFDINFDAKDAKGADDNMWGVELNYYF
- a CDS encoding NAD(P)H-hydrate dehydratase, giving the protein MRIVNTAEMRALEKAWSESAQRPLIDLMEQAGKAVWDTIEKIYAPHTGAHWVVFAGSGNNGGDGYVAARYAVTAGMHVTVIHIGDPQKMTADTRTNYERFCAAGGQVTFAAGGQLPEISEVHGIVDALIGIGLTAPLRSHLLETVAAINATAKKRDCPVVAIDVPTGVNADTGNVMGDAVKASLTITIGAAKQGLRMYPARIYVGNLQVADLAMTKADFVGSTVLITEKNITWPRRTPLSHKGTQGHVAVFAGCVGMEGAALLCAKAALRAGAGKVTLFMPKNAARNVIGHIPEAMIKPVGDTDFFTLKDTEIDVSGYDAIAIGCGIGRAKETTDWGLAMTERIPCPFVCDADGLYALAQHPGHRLPARCVITPHLGEAARLLHVTNREIANDRPDYVKTLHATTGAVAVLKGASTLLFEGTRLAVNTTGNAGLATAGTGDTLTGIIAALLAQGLAPADAAATGIWWHGAAADRLAEQYGYGFLATEVADTLPYIYKEQVME
- the acpS gene encoding holo-ACP synthase, translating into MKIYFGNDIVKISRIQKACERHPQFLERVFTAGEIAHAQGRVQMQWASLAGIYAAKEAAVKALTTGFRKGKFTDVEISWSEPGQPMLQWHGVYAEQAQSLGIISASVSISHEKEMAIAGVTLLGETNANR
- the rpsT gene encoding 30S ribosomal protein S20, which produces MPQIKSSIKSMKTDAERRAQNTATKSRIRTATKRTVDAIAAGDAEAAQAAFNNASKLIDKAASKGVIHKNNAARKKSALRNKLQAQNDAEAK